In Zingiber officinale cultivar Zhangliang chromosome 3A, Zo_v1.1, whole genome shotgun sequence, the DNA window GGATACTTTTATGGTTAATTCACAAGTTTGACGTATTTGGAGACTTTTTTTAAGTTTATAATATACCCAACGAAAATTTCTATTGAAAATACTCCAGTACAATTAGCCTGGTTTTAATTATCTAATGACAAAGCCAAGGATCATTGTAGTAATGTggaaaagaattacttaaaatttGTGTGAATTCTAAAAATGTGTTTCCAGGATGCATCAAGACTTCAGAATAGTTTTAGTGTTCCTTATGTCAATTAGAAAAGCTTGGCAATTAGTGTTGATTTATAGTTTAATATTTTGGGCCATTATTAACCATTGAAACAAGATTGCTATATTATTGACACATGCAATGCTAAAATTGACCAACTGACTACTTTTATAAAAGCTTCAGGTGTTTTAAACAGAGATCAgtctgtatttttatattcttaaCAATTCTTGCAATGTGTAGACAAGCGGACCAAAAAACTAGACTGGAACTTAATATGTAGATTAGCTTAGTATAATTGAGTATATATTACTGACATAGTAATTAATTTTATTGTATCGGCCAATTAATCTCAACAATCAAGATTGTTTTGAAATTTTGGGATAGATGGTCAAGGTGATGCTAAAATTGATTGGCTGACAACTTATTCCAAAAGCTGAAACATTTTGGACAAATGGTCAATCGACTTACTTTAGCAATGAAGGATGTTTCTTTGTTCTTGTTTTTACCAACCAACTGCTTCTGCAAAAGCCAGAGTTTTTTTTTGGGGGGTTGGAAAAGACATACGTTATTATGGAAGAGAGCAAATTTTATCTTTGTATTTTCAATAATCTTGTCATTTATTGGCAggcttatatttatatttttaattatcttgTCTTTTATGTGTAGGCTTATATTCATATTTTTAATAATCTTGTCATTCATAGGTTGGCTTAtacttaaatttttaataatcttGTCAATCATAGGTTGGCTTAtacttatatttttaataatgttGTCATTTATGAGCAGGCAGATAAAGGACACCCAACACCTAACATGTGGGCTTTCTCAACTTAATTGAGTATATATTACTAATATTGGAAGTGATTTTTGTGGACTTCTTACTTTGAGGCCTTATCAAAAGGCTCATAACTTGTTCCAAAACCTTGTACTTTTCAACAGATGGTCCACTGATTTACCAATGAAGATCACATTTACTTACGCTAATTTATTTTCATGATTTTGTTCTTCTAACTAGTGTGGTTTATGGCTCTTCTTGTTCAACTTTACAAATTGAGGCATTGGGCCTAAGATAACTAAAACACTTCAATTTAAAGCATGTGGCTTATGTAAATTCTGAAGAACAAAATCTTGCTAGACTGAAAATCCATAGTTCTTTGAAGAAACCCTAAAGACTTTGCCACCATCACTTAGCAACTTTTTTTGTATTCGGCTGTATGATATTGTGTTAATTAGATATGCAGCACTTTGCCACCATCACTTAACAACATTTTTGTATTCGGTTGTATGGATATTGTGTTAATTAGATTTGCAGCCTGTCAAGTGATGCATCACCCAGATGGTTCAAATCCAAATTGGCCATGATAATTCATGGTCAGGTTTTGTAGTTCAGTGTCACATGGCATAATCTCTAATGTAATCAGAGTGAATGAGAATATTAAAGAATAGAAAATGTACATATCTCCAAATCTAGCATGAATCCTTCCAAATAATTTTCTTTAGATCTTGTATTTTTTCATAGGGTTGACTAGTTGCTTTTATTCTACGCAGGAAGCTATTACCCGTGAGGGCTACGAGTTCTTAAGAATTGATGGCACAACAAAAATTACTGAGAGGGAGAAATTAGTCAAGGTTGATTAGTCTTGATATTTACATGTGCAATTCTTATTGGATTTGCCCCTGAAAATGAGTCTAGTAAATTCATTTTTTCAGGAATTTCAAGAAGGTTACGGAGCTCCAATATTTTTACTAACTTCGCAAGTTGGAGGCCTTGGTCTTACACTAACAAAAGCAGATCGTGTCATTGTAGTTGATCCAGCATGGAATCCAAGGTTACTGGAATATTAATATATGGGACTTTTTTCTTCTATATGTTAATAATCATATTTTTTATCAACTCATTTATTACTAAAATATTACATATGTTTAGTCTACATTTTTCCTTAATTATATTATTTGTAAAGTATTAAACAAATTAGTATAGTTTCTTTTTTCAGTGGAGCATATATTCAATGTGATAAAAAAATATGTATGATAATGTGGTTACTACTGTTACAACTACTAGGAGTTAGTGGGTCCAATGATTTTTCTACAGTTATATTGCCCTATCTTGCTGCATTACTAGTAGATGTTCTGAACAATCATATTAAGATAAACTTTCTTGTTGTATGGTATTTGTAGATGGTATTATGTTAATCAATGAGAGTTTAATTAGATTGAATTTAAAGCTTAATCGCGGagaaaaattttagaaacaaaggtTTTAAGATATGTAAGATAAGTAGAATGAAAATTGAATATATAAGATGTTAAAGTAGAAAGAAAAGATTTGATGGAATAGTAAGATAGATGAACATGTAATATTGGTAGTATGAGTTATAGGTGTctcaattctattattcattaatatAACATAGATGAAAATCCTTACAGAGATGTGTAGTGTTACAAGCATTTGAAAGCAATTAAGTGTACAACAACAATGACAATCAAGTCTTATCCCATTAAGTGAGGTCGACTTTATGGATCCTCCTATTCCTGTTGGGCTTTATCCCCtattatatcattatttatatttaaataaattatatcttgttttattgttggttAACTAACCAAGTCTTCTTTGATCTTCCTCATTTAATGTGTGTATTTTTTATAGTTTTATATCGCTTAATTGAAACATTTCTAAGCATATGTTCATACCAACTTAATTGCGCCTCTCGGAGTTTCTGCAACTTCGACTTTCTCTAATGTTCTATTTCATATTTTGGCCATCTTCGAATGTCCGCACATCCACCGTAACAATTAAGCGTAGTTCTACTAATTAATGAAATGAGAGCAAATAGTTTGAGACGGTATGGACAAGTTCAAAGATGGCCAACAAATTTATAGTTAAAAGAGTTAAATATATTAGGGTGAAAAGTATAAGGGATAGAGGGTGACACACATTGgtcaatataataatttttttttactaatttgAATGTTACTAGTGATATTGCCTTGCATTGAGCTCAATGGATGGATAAGATTCTTGCAACCAACTACATATAGTTAGGCCAAACACCATTTTTTATTACAATAATTATACTAAAGGTTAGTTCTTGATCAAGTTTATATTTTTTCCCTTATATATTGATATAATCTTGTTTCACCAATATGATATTGATTTGTTATAGTATACATTTTGGTTCTATTTATTATCTTGTTTCACTCTTTTTCTTCAGTTCTTTTCTCTCATTTTGTGTTAACCTTGGAAATAATCATCGGCAAAAGAAATCGTTTGAAAGATCTTTTAGGTTGAAGAAGATCTGTAATCTGGCAAGATAAAATGAAATATAAATGCAAATATAACAAATAAGATATAAAATTTCTCGGCCACAAATTATTTGTATAAAAAATAGTTTTGCCAATGGAAGATAATCCTTCCCTGTTTCTGATCTTAACGGGCTAAGAGAAAGCAGCTTTTGTTTGAACTTGTTGGTTTGGTTTTATGAGGATACCTTGAGACATTATAAGTTAAATTGCTATTTGTTCACTTTTGCAGTACAGATAATCAAAGTGTGGACCGTGCATATAGAATAGGTCAAAAAAATGACGTCCTTGTCTATAGATTGATGACTTGTGGGACAATTGAAGAGAAGATATACAAAATGCAGGTTAGACCTTTGAATGTGAATATGAAATTATTTTCGTTGATTTACTCTTTTATCTTCCATAACATACGATAGCATTCCAAATGGTTGAGCAAACTGCATATTTTCTAATGCCTAATGCTCGTTGGTGCTATCTAAGTTGTGGTAGTACCATCCATGATTGATTATGTTACATAAGTTGCTAAATCCTTCCAGGTCTTCAAGGGTGGCTTATTTAAAACTGCTACAGAGCACAAAGAACAGACTCGTTATTTCAGCCAAAAGGTACATCTAAAGTAGTTTCAAatgatttgatgcatgtttagattTTACTTATACCTTAAAAAACAATATGCTGATAAATATTGCTTGGGAATTTAGGATATAAGCGAGCTTTTCAGTCTCCCAGAACAAGGATTTGATGTTTCACTTACTCAGCAACAACTACAAGAGGAGCATGGACGACAACAAAACATGTAATGTCATAATTGTTTCTTATTGTTTCACTATTCAGCAGAATGGTTTTTTGTAAACAACATTGTCCATAGTATCTTAAGCTAATCTTGGTCACTCGAGATGATTGAGACACATGGCTTGTAGTTGTAGTATCATTAACCTATAATCCTTACATAAATAATCACTTCTGAAAATTTAGTTCCGAATGCAAGGAAGGAATATCAATTTGATTGTTGTCCTTTTTTAATGTTTTTCCTCAGGGAGGAGTATTTGGTAAAGCATATCGACTTTCTACACACACTAGGTATTGCTGGTGTTAGCCATCATAGTTTGTTATTCTCTAAGACTGCTGTTGTGCCTCTTGTTCCTGGTACCAATGAAGCAGAAAGGTTGGTGTTCGCCTTACCTCCTGTATTGGTAGCTTGTATTGAATGCACGATCCTTTTCTCCAGTTTAGGGATTACTATGCCTATTTCTTGGGCTATGCTTGTATGAACTCATCCTGTATTTTCTATGGTTCCCATCACCTCTTTTGACAACCTTAGGTTTGTGCTTACCAAGGTGGATCATCATTTTTTATGTGAAATTAATTGCGTACTTGAATACTAGTGACATTCCTTGAGCCTTTCCAGTGATATGCTTGAGGTCAATGGATGGCCGGGCGGCCCTAGTTACTATGCTTGGAGTTGGCTTATTAACTATTTTTAGGATGAAATCACATTTTAAAATGCACATCTAAACGATATTCTTTTGTTCcacatttggaaaaaaaaatggaatCTTTGATTATGTTGTCTTTCATGGCATTTTTCTTCAATGCAATATGTATAATGGATGGTGGCATGAAGTGCGAAAattatgtgtatttttttttccttccctgACTATTGATATATAATCACTCTATCCTGTGCAGATTTGTTGGCAAGTTTGTATTAGATTTTCCTTTATCATTGGAAGAAATAGATATGCATAATTGCATTACATTGTTTTCTTTTGGAAGATATATACTCGCATCAAGTTTGAGTGTACTCATTTAATTATCTTTTGCAGTAAAATGAAGAATAGGATCATAAGAAACTCACAATTTGGCTCTTCAAATGGGTATGCATCTGAACTACTAGGCCATTTCTTAATCCCGGATATACAAACACTGAACTTCTCTTCGTTACAGGGCTGAGTATGCCTTCAACCCCAAAGATGACAAATTCATTTCTCGTACATATGCTCCAAAATTCCAAGCAAGTACTTCAGAAGACAGCCCGGAAGTGATACAGTTGAAGATCCAACGCCTCTCGCAAACCCTAGGAAATAAAGTAAAAATGTCGACTTGCAACCTAGTTAATTAGGGTCTTCTGTCTATGTCAGGCTGATTTATTTGGTATATTGGGATTGTAGGCACTGGTGGCAAGACTACCAGACAGCGGAGAAAAGATACAGAAACAGATTTCTCAACTCCAGTCACAGCTTCATGATCTTTCATCATCAGTATCATCCGAGAGGGAGGAACCAGAAGTTGTTAGCATAGATGATCTCACGGATGATTTGAAAAGAGTTTCTGTATGAATGCAAGCATACAGATGCGCAGATTGGGTGAAGTGATATGATTTGCTCATCACTTATCTCAAAGAGGATATGAAAAGAGTTTATGCTGTAACGCAAGCATTGAGATTTTTTGGGTGGAGACTGTGAAGTGATGTGCTCATCACTTTGGTGCTCTGGCTTTGTTAGGTTATTTTGGAAGGCGAATGATATAACTTGTGGACTGTTTGCTTTCAAGCGTATGGCTCTTAAACGGGCAGGAAGTGAGATGCGTATTATTGATTTAGATATTTTTGCCTTCAATTAAGCGATATTGTGGTTCCATGCATAATCTAGTTTGGAATACCTTGGCACAACGAAAATTCTCTTGATTGTACCTTTGGAAGTTCTCCAAAGTGTTACAATAATCAAACACTGTCGAATAACATTAATGTCTCTTCTTCATTCAAATATATTCATTACATTTCTCCTTAATTATCCATAatctgttttaatttttaaaatactgtAAAGTACATGAAAATACGTATGAATTGATACTATACCAACCTATCTATGGTACTTCAAAGAATGGTGCTGGCTATAATGTTTACTAAGCTGACATACCCATCCTTAAATAATCAATCTATATATGCACTCACGGTCCGATTCCACAAGACCGGAGTCGACTCGGTCTCTCTCTGCGGCGGCATCATCAGCCGTCCGATTCGGCAACTGTCCCGAAACCAACGGTTCAAAATGCAACTCGGTGAGTGGACTCAGTTCGTAGCTCGTCTGCCGCATCTTCAAAAGGGCTTGCCCAAGTAGACGAGGATGTCCTGGAAGGGATCGCTCGTCCCGGTCGAGGGAAATAGACCCGGTTCGACCTGGTTGAAGAGCGAGTTGGGGGCGGTCGAGAAGCCGAGCGCCCGGTCCCAGTCGCTGGGCCGCCAGCGTGGCTGGCTCTGCACCTCCCGCTCGCACGCCAGCTTCTCCGGCGACAGCACGTGCTCCGAGCAGCTGGAGTCGGCATGGAGCCTCGGCATAGAGTCGGCCGACGGCGCGAAGCTGTACACCAGCTCTGCCGCCGGCACGTGCTGCCTGACCGCCGGAGCCGGCGGCACCATGAGGACGGGCTTCTGGTCCTCCGGGCTAAACGCTGGACCCGGACGGACGATCTGCGGACCCGCCGGCTTCGACGTCTTCTGGTCCGATGCGGCGCTACTGCCCTTCTTGTTGTAGATTCGGCACAATACCCAATCGTCCAACTGCAAATGgaaaacttaattatttcctGTCGTATCATAATTAAGACACAAAATTACAGTAACGAATCCGTAATTTATGTACCCTAAGGGAGTTCTTCTTTCGGGCGCTCCGGTCGACGTCGGCGAGCCGGTACTCGTGCATGATCCAGTTGGTTTTATCGCCCTTGGGCGCCTTGCCGGTGTAGAACACGAGCGCCTTCTTGATGGCCACCGGCTTCGGCGATCCCACCGGCTTATCCGCACCGGTCGCCTTCCAGTAACCAGACGCCGCCGCCCTGTTCGGCCTCGATCCGTTCGGGTATTTCCGGTCTCTGGGCGAGAAAAAATACCACTCTTTTTCCCCGTACAACGCCATCTCTGCAATATCCTCCCAGTTCGATTCGATCAGCACAATCAAAACAATAACAAATCGGTccgttaaaattaattaattatatatgtacCGGGAAGTTGCCATGGGTTAAATTTGTAAAGGTCGAGCTCGGTGATGATGGGGACTGCGATCGGCCGGCCGGCGCACTTCTGGCAGAGGTAGTGCACGACGAGCTCCTCGTCGGTGGGGTGGAAACGGAACCCGGGGGGCAACTGCAGATCCCCGCCGTTCATCTTCACTCTGCTTGAAATCACGACCGCACGCGCTCCTCCCTTATCCCCTCTCACTGTGCAGATGAGAGAAGCTTTAAAACTTAGGAAAGCAAGAGGCGACCGGCATAAATAGACGGCGGGGGAGCGAATAAAGCCACATGGTGGTGGACCATCCGCAGCTTCGAGAAGGGTGGGCGGGCGGCTGGACACGTGGTCAGTATCTACCGGCCGACAAAGCATTTCGCGCGGATTGCGGCGGGCGGATTCTGTCACTGCTTACGTCACTCTTTTTGTCGCGGTGCGGTCCTCGTCTGTCCCGCTGGTCGCTCGACACGTAGCGTGTTCCGGACGTGGCTCGGGTGAGAAAGCAGTGGCTCCGGATGCGGTTGGATAAGGACGACGACGGAGAAGGAGTAGCAGGCGTGGCAGCACACAAATGGCTGCGAGAATAAtattctaaaataaaaaataaaaaaatgatctaATTTATTAAATACATAGAAAAAAAGTAAACAAATAGCTGATAAAGGTCGAACACGTGCACTGATTTGTCATCGACACCTGACTTTCTATGCGAGCATGCATGGCTTCGAGAGTTGCGTTGTCTTGGTTGGCGCAGTAGTTTTGAAACGTGTCCAATACTCTTTAATTACGCGGGCGCCGTTCACACGTGGACAGGTGTAAGGCCGCAGATAAAAAGAATGCGGAAGAAGTAATCCAAACGAAAGGAAGCGTTTGTTTGTTCTTATCTCTGCTAAATACTAATTATTGGAATATTCCAGTCGCGAGATTCCTTTAGTTGCCAATAAGTTAGTTAGTTCTCGGAAAGAGTTCATTAAATCGAAATCTCTAGTCGGCTAGTCGGCTAAATGACCCCACCGGAGTACAAGTCATCACGATATCGACTTGCCATCTGTAACAACGAGAAAAATATTTCGATGAGCTGTCCCTAGAAACTAAtaaataaatgtttttttttaaaaatcattatttcaaTTGACACATTATTTAATATACTTTTAACAAAATTTAATAATCCTTTGACCAAAATGAGATGTTCTTGTTATTGATTGATACATGTCTAATTCATTCAATGGAGGGACACCACTTCACATGCATGTTTTAGACCTTTTGAGAAGATATTTGTTAGGTATTAACTCAATGGAGTCCATCCGTGTTCCTGTTTACAAAGAGGACAAAGAAAGATGGGGGGAATTAAAAGCAAGTTGAGTCCGTGATTTTGGTCCCAAAATTGTGACCCCTGTTCAATTACTGAGATTCCAAACTGGTTTGTGTAGCGATCAACAAAGCATATCTTTTTTCTCTTTAGCATGTTGATGAGTTGATTAAAGTTTGGTGCTTCCCAAATATCTTTACTTTCTGATTTTAGGGATTATTTCAACTCGTTTAGTACCCATCTAGACAGCTAAATTATCCCactaatattgaaaatattttattttgattataaaTATTTTCTTATTAAGTGGTACATATTATCTTAATAAAGAGGTCTAAGATTCAAatgcatataattaattaaaattttaccttaatatgaatatcatattttttttaatatgatataCTTATTTTATCATATCTTTTAATATAGTATGATTATTTCATCATAATTTATCATAATATTAAGGATTGACTCAATGATG includes these proteins:
- the LOC122053072 gene encoding NAC domain-containing protein 48-like, producing MNGGDLQLPPGFRFHPTDEELVVHYLCQKCAGRPIAVPIITELDLYKFNPWQLPEMALYGEKEWYFFSPRDRKYPNGSRPNRAAASGYWKATGADKPVGSPKPVAIKKALVFYTGKAPKGDKTNWIMHEYRLADVDRSARKKNSLRLDDWVLCRIYNKKGSSAASDQKTSKPAGPQIVRPGPAFSPEDQKPVLMVPPAPAVRQHVPAAELVYSFAPSADSMPRLHADSSCSEHVLSPEKLACEREVQSQPRWRPSDWDRALGFSTAPNSLFNQVEPGLFPSTGTSDPFQDILVYLGKPF